tggcaatgaaAGTgatggtgattgtacatgaatcgagacaacaatgttAGAGAggaatagacaggaatattgtatgccAGAAGTTGCGTTCTTTCGAGGTCAGCTGAAATAAgcgatattattgttattaattaatggaaaattgtTCGTTAAACTGCAAGCATGACATATCTAAGGAGCAGCATTCAATATAATACTGAACTCCACAAAATTCCTTCAAGGCATCCGAGCCTACCAAATGCTTAATTACTTTATACAGTCAGAATGGACACCAAACTGCTCTATTCTGCTTATATACAAGGCACGAGGACGACTATGCAATATTAAAGACGTGACTTTCAAAAATACTGAAACTAGTAAAAGAAttgttaagattaataataacaacacctgATCTATTTcaaaaaacactttatatattgtaattttcccCAGTATCGATTTTTGCAAGGAATGCAAGTTTCCATTGGTGTTTTCAGTAAGGAGAAAATGTGACGTGACAAATCTTgtgcaaaaaatattataattgtgtAAAAGAAATGACTATATTCCTTATTATGATTGATTatgcaaaacaaacatacaacTTTCTGTACAACCTCTTGACAAAGTTGGTTTATTGAAAACAGGGTGTTTGTCGTATTCAAGATTTTTGTCGATATATTttaagtcgatatatatatatatatatatatatatatatatatatatatatatatatatatatatatatatatatatatatatattgagacctCAACGTTTAAGAGGAGACGAAATCAATTTCTGGTAAAGTCGTCCAATATGGCTTCCTCTGACTTAAGGGGTTAGTTGCCATGATGCAATTTCTCCAACAGCTTCTACTGTGGGCCACCTCCTTCCACCAATATCTTCATCTCCGAAGCCTCCATCACTTTATGATGCCATCTTCTAGTTTCTTCAACAACAGGACCCTTAAAACCTTTCAGCATACCTCCTCCTAGGCTAAGTCGTCAGCTATCTTGATGTATTTTCTCCAATTGATTCTAATGAAAGCATCTCCCTCTACTAATATCTCCTTCATCTCCAAAGCTTCCATCATTTAAATACTACGGTTGCTTGCTTACTTATAGCAATTAGTTACTAAAgcaacacgcaaacacacacagcaATTTGCTGTGAGAAGCAAATGAATTTCGATATTTTATAGGTAACGAttatataagtagatagatatTCCACCgaaagaaaacaggaattttcagtttttaacttGAACAACACATTGTATATTTTACAATGCCAAAATATCCTGCAGAACAGAATATGcacaagaaaagacaattatacTGAGTGCATGTTAATTGTACCCTGTGATTATCGATAGCTttgatattacagtatatatatgataaatattcttCCATAGGGGTTAAAGATTATGTTTAGGACATCTGTgattgtcgacagacaaacagatggtgattgtgagagacataataaacgtacaatgataaaacatatatcaatggaaaggacaggaaattccacatatggacatttgcatgcgattcgagacagattaatggatacaatgcagtagcataatacatgtgaaaaatggtgagacgtttggcgtcttcacaaacagaaacatacacacagtttgacgCAGAAGATTCGTCGGTGGAACATGATGAGTACAATGTGGTCCCTTACACTTCCATTTAAGAAAATGAGATCTACTTAACGTATTGTATTCTTAACGGCTGTATTGCCAGTGTACATGCGGTAATAGCTCAGTATGAGACAGTCtccagcaaaaaaataataataataataataaataaaactagataTTTGGGAGAAGGAAAGTCGTGATTCGTTCCTCCGTTCGTTTATTCCTTTCTGGTctcaacaaatattaaaaaatggctTGGGAAGCACGCAGGTTCCACAGTTCTCTTTTTACGTACCTCAGttcattcaaaattcacgaaaaaaTTCACACACGGTGAAACTGAAACTTCAAATCACAGTTTCAAcgtaaaaaatgggaataaagtacaaaactaaaaggTATAAACACGACAAGGCACAGGGGTTGGTCCTAATTGCTCGGGGATCGCGTCACCAAATAGAAGGGGGCACTCAACACTTGTTTTATTACACAATACAGTTTTCAAGGATTGCACTCCCTCTACAGttgtcatataagaaaatatctaaCACTTATTCAATAAGTGTTCcttaaaaaaatgtagattttaagAATAATTCAACATTTGATGCAAAGTCAATACAAAACTGGGAGCGTTCTTACAAGACAAAACACATTTGACAGTTGATCtgggttgtatgtgtgtgtgatcatgTGTGTGAATATAGAATAAGTAATTCAGAGAATGATGAATATAATTTAATCTGATAAACactggtatttctaagtattaacaCCGCACATGTTTCTACCCTGGAAATCTGTTTTTCTATACCTTTAGGGCTCCTGATGAAGAAGACACAGTTGTTTGTTGTCCACCAACTGTTATTCATCTCTTATCTCTACCCAGCAGTAAAGGGGGACTTTGGGaaatcggggttttgggtggaggAGAACACGCATATACGAAGCGGACACCTTTCAATCATGAAGCGTCCtccggggggggggaggggaggaacgTGGTGGAAGGAGGGGAGAGGGCGCCTCGCCCCTCACGTCCCCCCAAATGCAAGGGAAGGTGGGAATGGCAGGGGTTGGGCAGAAGTTCTGGCAGACACAGAACACAATGGCACCCAAAACAGCAGGAGTTAGGTAGGAACACATCAGGAATGTAGGAAACTCTACCAAGCAGCTAGCAAAGGCTTAGAGAGTAACGGGCCGGCAAAAAGCAAAAAGTAtagggaaaaccaatttccaaggcacCAATCAGTTCACAGCAGTTCTACAAcgataaaataaatatgcaaaaaaaaaaaaaaaaaagcataggcTACACTTTGCTCAAAAAACGTAAAGCACAAAAAGATACCTTAGAAACTCAGAAGGTGCAAATCAGCCGCCACCTTCAAAAAAGCGTGAAACCTGATATTGGGgtcttagaaatttattttaaagtagGCTACATGTTGGTACCctacaaaattatatttcctcCTGCTGTACCTAGGGATACTGCCCCACAGTTCCCACCACTTCCTTTCTATAGTGTTTGTATGGGCTCCGGTTTTGGGCCCCACAAAGTTCAgtgaatgattaaattttaagTGCCTGTTCCCTTCGTATTTTCTTTTGCCCAACTTTGCTTCATCAATTTCGACTGTTGTGCTGGGCctgccaatttttttttgttttatacaccAATTTACAATCACTTCCCTCACAAAACTGGACCAGTTGTTAATTGCTACATCACTCAACCTCAGATCTGACCTAACAGAGTTATAACTAAACCAATTCGATGCGTATATGAAACAAAAAGTCAATACCATCTCAACATCTAGGCAGGATCCAGAAAACCAGGTTTTACAGAACAGCGACTCAAAAAAGTTGCGCCTCTTCCGTCCCTTTTTCTGGGAAGTTCTCGCAAGTAACTGGCAAAGTGTGGCGGGTTAtaggttcaggggagtgtgagGTTGAAGGCAAGGTTTCAGCCATTGTATTAAAACTGAAGTACACAGTTAGTGGAGGCCTATAATGCATCGGCCTGTGATGGAAATTCGGCTTGTGGCAGCTTGATGGAAAGAAGTTTGGGGGAAATGATGTCACTGAGAAAAGTAGCGAAGGGGGTTTGTACAAACAGCTTAGTAAGTCACGTTAATTGAATGGGGGAATTATAGAAATTGTAAAACAAAGGTTACATACTAACCTAGCAGGCTGCATTACCTGGCCGGGAGAGGGGGGGCAAACCACGCCTTtgtagaaaatgtaaattataggTTATTAGAGTAActtaacctacctaacctaacctaacaggcCACATTACCTGGNNNNNNNNNNNNNNNNNNNNNNNNNNNNNNNNNNNNNNNNNNNNNNNNNNNNNNNNNNNNNNNNNNNNNNNNNNNNNNNNNNNNNNNNNNNNNNNNNNNNNNNNNNNNNNNNNNNNNNNNNNNNNNNNNNNNNNNNNNNNNNNNNNNNNNNNNNNNNNNNNNNNNNNNNNNNNNNNNNNNNNNNNNNNNNNNNNNNNNNNNNNNNNNNNNNNNNNNNNNNNNNNNNNNNNNNNNNNNNNNNNNNNNNNNNNNNNNNNNNNNNNNNNNNNNNNNNNNNNNNNNNNNNNNNNNNNNNNNNNNNNNNNNNNNNNNNNNNNNNNNNNNNNNNNNNNNNNNNNNNNNNNNNNNNNNNNNNNNNNNNNNNNNNNNNNNNNNNNNNNNNNNNNNNNNNNNNNNNNNNNNNNNNNNNNNNNNNNNNNNNNNNNNNNNNNNNNNNNNNNNNNNNNNNNNNNNNNNNNNNNNNNNNNNNNNNNNNNNNNNNNNNNNNNNNNNNNNNNNNNAAGGAGAATTGTGATCAATTTTTTTGAACGGACATATTTGCCTGGCGCAGAAGTAATTTCCAAATCTGaaggttttaaaatttattaacgAAGAGTAACAAGAGTTCTGTTTGTGGCTGAGTTCAACACATCATTCTGACTGtgatatatttgttttgctttttcaaagatctaaaaataaagttcagttatTTGGCCTCAAAATGACACCAGACGCAGCATTCTGCCACGAATTGCAAATTCATAGCAAGCGATGGAAGCAAATGATCTCCAAGCTCAACAGTTACAAGCCAGACCATCAGGTTTTACCCCAGACTAGAGCTCACAGGACTGAACAATAGTAATATGACTGAGCAGAAAGCAGGTCATCAAAACTTGATGTAAGAATTTAGTGCGTATTGAAAtcgtttatcattttttaatctaAATCTGAAAGTTCTAAATTTGAAGTTCTTCTTCCAGATGTAGTTTGTGACAATAAATCAGGCAGTTTATCTTTGAAAGGTAGTaagctttttattgtaaaatcattacgaaaaatgaattaaagagtaatctgtggataaaatctatcaaaacaGTATTGCAATTCTCTCTAAAGTTGCTTAATTGATACACCAATGTAAagcaatttgcaataaaaaaactaGTTTAGGAACTGTAGCAACTGGCATTTTAGGACTGTAAGCACCCTCCAAAAACAGCCTAATAATTATGTTTAAAGACCAAATTGGTTGGATAAccattatttgcgaaaaattttaccaagaattccatctcttcatgaaacaaagtgaaattggaGCATAAATTATAAGCACTGTAGATTAAGgttttaattgcatttagtttgaaaatgtctggacagtgactgaaaaaaacatctttgttgttgtttcagtcattaagaaaaaaacttgttgcaatattaacaataaaagaagggggagggagggggagggatgatTCCACAGGATGAACATTTCCCATGAAAGCCAGAAAATTCTTATCCGAAAATGGCCAGTccaatataatatgaaataatcaatttatttattctgtgAGTAACTCTGAATAGGAATGAATAATTGAAGATGACTTTTATCAGTAGATTTTTCAAgtccatttttataaaatctgtaaaaatgGCGAATTTTGAGCAAAGGCTTCGTTTTtcgtattattgtattttattgtgtgCAACTGTGCATTCTGCTCACACAGACAGACCCTTTGGAAGGTGCAGTCAGCCAAAgtgggtgaagaagaagaagaagaagaagaagaagaagaagcaatggcTGAGTGGTGCTGCTGCACTTGGCTTACTTTGCTAGGCCCAGGAATCATCGCTCCCtacccaccagtccacccacaTGTGAATGACTAGTACCAGCATCTGTTTTCTTCTGATGGGCTCAAgaaaaaggtcaaggtcaaggaaATGACATTTTGTGTCTGTTGTGTTTTGGACCATCATAGAAtcagtctttctttctctcttggttGTTCAACTCCACCAACAGTTGTTCTTGTAAGAAAATAGCTAGTATTTTGGATAAATCCTTCAGAGAGgactgacgcagagagagagagagagagagagagagagagagagagagagagagagagagataacaatgataataataaggtGGTAAAATGAAACACGTACAGCACTCAGaacatctttattttcaaaatggaaagaacctagagagaaaaataacacccACATTCAGcaattttcaccttttcagtgTCTGGATACTTCAAGATGGCGTCTCTCAGGACATCCAGTCCTTCCTCCACCTTCCCGAAGCAATCTTCTCCACTCCAGCTGGGATGATCTCTGGTGACGATCCCAAACCATGAGGCTTCTTCATATGAGGTGAATCCCCTCACATCTCCCTCCCTCCACAGCGCTGATTTATAGGTCTGCCTCCGACTCTCCCTCTCCCACTCCTCCCTCGAGGACAACACTGCTTGAGTTGatgtgtctcctcctcctcctcctcctcctcctcctcctcctcctcctcctcctcctccatgggtTACATAGTCTCCCATCTTTATCCATTCACCTGCCCTACCCTTATTATATACATCTAAAACCTGAGAGCTGGCATAAGAGGGTCCCGTCCTTCCTGAGCACATTTGGATGAAGTTCAAACCCAACAGGCCGCCTTGATCAATGATTCTGATGATGACCCTCCCCAGGGGGGTGGATTCATATGCCAGATCCAGGAACGCCCTTGGAGgggaacaaggaggaggaggagaagaaggagaccctTGCATCAAGGACTCAAGCTGTCaagggaaaggagaaagatactcgttagaacaataataaaaataataataaatattattattatccttattttattattggttGCATCAACAGCAACTTCCAtagacatgaagaagaagaagaagaaaaaaagaagaagaagaagaagaagaagagggttaaTCAAAATGCCAAATGACAAAGAACTCAAGTGAAAAAAATCTACTGTGGATGAAAcctttgtgcagaaaacttccacaatattattattagctctaTTACACTGAAGGCTCATCGGTAGTGCAACTAAACTCCTACAAACACCACACCACTCAACTCTATCTATCTTGagctcattcttcttcttcttcttcttcttcttcttcttcttcttcttcttcttcttcttcttcttcttcttcttcttcacaaaatctttcatCCTCCTCCAatctctccacatgactgaatTATCTCAAACCAGAATGATCCATCCATACTACACAGATAGTTCAGCTCTACagcttccatttttctctcttcttcatattCAGCATtagcacttcacttccataaagaataGTTGGCTCAACAATACCTTGACACTATCCCACAGTGGCTACCATAGACATCATAAGCGTCCTCCCTATCtatcttttgcacacatcctgctgccttccttcctttcttccttccttctctccttccttccttccttccttccttcctgccttctctccttccttccttgcttccttccttccttgcctcACCTGTTCCTTCATTCTGCCAACATTCAATATATCTACTCCAAAATATCTAAACAGATCATCCATTCTCCCAACATCCATCTACTCTCAACTTTCAAACACTTTCAGATTCTGTCACCAGTTCccgcagtttctcttcactatccctcATCATCAGTACTGCATCATCTGTAGACATGAGTTATTCCACACAACCTATTCAAGAGTGATTTTCTTATCGACAATCTTGCACCAACATCTGCTGCTGTCCTTTCCATGTTTGCACACACACCctgccctttcacctttgtctctCTCACCCAGTGCCTTTAAAACACTctgcttcctttctctccttaaacaaaTCAGCTGTTGTTATTCCTCCCTTACCCTCTGCACCACATCCATGCACCTTCAGAACCCCAAGTTTCAGtatcttctcttttctccatAAAATGTGACCTCCTGGGTCAGTCAGTGCTCGACTCACATTCCATATCAAGAACTGTTCATGATGTTCATTTTAAACGAAATGATTCCTAACACAAAAGTGAACTTGGACAATGATTCCCAAAGGATTATGAGAGACAGAAAGGAATCCTACTCATATCCTCACAGGAATAAGCTTACCTTTATGGCAAAGCATCTTGGTGGGAGATCTCTTTCCTGAAGATGACTCACAGACACTTGGTTGTTGGACTCGACCTTGACTGGAGCCACCCTCAAGTTCTCTTCGAAAGTCATCACAACAAAGACTGCCGAAGAGTCTTTATCCCGTGACAGATTCTCCAGCCTTGTTTTAATCGCGAGAATCTCCTGTAAGGAGGAATCCAAAAATACAGGTTATGAATGGCATCAGTTATTAGGATTGATTAGGATAGATATCACAGAGGAAGTGATAGTGTTCAGTGCTCTGAAACATTGTTGAATGAAGCCTTTTCGATCAAACACAGAATTTGGATGAAAGAGATTACAGAGATGGAAAGAAAGCAGAGAGGCTTAACAGAACTGAAACGGACTTCGAGAAGTGATGCACTGTAATGAACATAaaaaccttttactttttttgaagtgtgattttacacacacacacacacacacacagagagagggagagcacaGACTTACCAAAGCGCAATGGTTTCTTTCTCTTGCATCTTTCTGAAGGTCTGTAATTTCCTTGATATCTTCCCCAACATCCTGAAGAACTTGTTCTTCCATCTGCACATCAGAGTTTTGCATTATCTGTTTCCTTTGGTGCAGAGCCTCCAACTTGTTCTTCAACAGTTTGGTGTTTTGACGAATGGCGCTCAAAGTTTTCTCACCAGAAAGCGTTACCTCTTTCAACGTTTGCACAAAGCCTTCAAATCCTTCTCCCATCTCATCGTAGGTGCCAATGATGTCCTTAACCTTAGCAATGCCGCTTTCGATAACATTCTCCCTGAAATCCTGAGTAGACTCATGGAAGGATTTCTTTAGCCTCAGGTGCATGGATGATAGTTGCTTTGCAGCATCAAGGAGGCCTCTGCTAATCATGAGGTCTTCAGCTGAATTGGCTGTGAATTTCATCCTGCAAACGGGACATTCATTCTTTTGAGTCGAGATGAGCTCATCGATGCAACGGCTGCAGAACTCGTGGGAACAATGGAGAATCCTTGGGCAGTGATCGTCATTGTACATGTTATAGCAAATGTCGCACTCCAGGGACTGGATGCCTGAAAAGGACAGAGATCGGTGACCCTTCCAGATGTAAGTGTGATCTTCCACAAGATTATCTTTATTGGTAGAAAAAATGACTGGTATCAAAGCTCTCAAGGTCTGACCCATCAGATCTGAAACTGCTTACCTAAACCTAGCATTCTACATCTAAAGTACAGCATTTTCAGTGGTGAAAACGATGACAACAGAATAAAGTCGGAATCTTTTGGAATCCCAATAAATCACTGATCAGAATTTTGGGTTTTCACAagacttcattcatttttcctttaggtTGATCACATTTCTAATTGCTAATTCTGCCTCTAGAAAATTAGGCACTCTTTTGGTATGCTTTTTcgctttttttgtaaatttgtggAACTAATTGTACaaagattttcccttattttttgtgattttgacaAATTTGACATTTCTGCGATAAATGTTTCATTAATCCATTGCACCGCCCTCAATATCTATCCTTAATGGGAGGACCACAATGGGAAACTGGACTTTTTTGTCTAAGGGGaatcaaaatatttgaaatacagaGATGCACagtaaccttacctaacctaacctacctaacctaacctagggtgttTAGTCACAGCTTGTGTCGGGTTTTTCACCTACTAAAACCCACATCTAATTTGACCTTAAGGGTAAAGTTTTCCAGTCGGGTCCCTCATTATTGTTAGAAATGATGAGGTCGGAACTAAATGTCAAATTTGACAAAATTGcttttgaactatcaaaaaaacaatattttggtttgaaaataataaatcaactgaTGTCATGACAAGAAGCAAGACACTCCCAGTTCCTGATAGATCGACAGAACTAGCAGCAATGTTCTCCAGTTGCCTGAAGGTAGGTCAGACAACCATTTGTTGGCCTCTGACTCCATGGCACCAACTCAGTGAGGTCATGACCTCCATCCCATGCTTGATTCCCCAAGAAGGACAAAGCCTTTCCAGAAGCCAAACCCCAAGCAAGTTAAAAAAATGCTTGAAGAAAGCAAAGTTGAAACCAGATTTCCATGTTATCAAGAAGAGAACTAAACCATCCATATTGTCAAGTCAGTTGCAGAGACTATTTCCCATCGGCAGTAGAAACTGCAGGGCACCCACATTTTCATACGTCGTACACCACCGAGTTGACTTGGGCCCAAGACTCAGCTACAGGCAGTAACATTCTCATTGTCCTACCATTCCTGATGTTTCAAAAGTGTTTCAAGATTGTCTCAGTAGTTTCTGTGGAAAGGTGCACTTGAATAGACACCCCACAAACCCTATCAAGAATCTTCTGTTGTTCACTCCCTGGCGTCATGTGTCCTGCCTCATATCACTTTGCTTCTGTTCCTCTCTGTCCATTTATGAATACTCTACAACGCTGAGACCGCATGCAGGGGACAAGCTGACTATGGCGTCACTTCAGAACAAGATGTTTATTATGTCTTCCTCAAAGAGCTTAGTTTCATGTTCATTTAAACTTTGGTGCCACATTAAAGTCTGGGATTCCCATTGTTTTTGCATAAATGTAAAAGACAGGATGACTGACATAATGTAACATCTACATCATTGCAGTGATAATGTTCCCCTTAGACAGGTGGGAAATGACTCTCCAGCTCATTGTAGTAATAATGTAAGAATTTTGTTAATTCAAGTATTCATGATACTCAAACTTCAGAGTAAACA
The DNA window shown above is from Macrobrachium rosenbergii isolate ZJJX-2024 chromosome 35, ASM4041242v1, whole genome shotgun sequence and carries:
- the LOC136856233 gene encoding uncharacterized protein; this encodes MYNDDHCPRILHCSHEFCSRCIDELISTQKNECPVCRMKFTANSAEDLMISRGLLDAAKQLSSMHLRLKKSFHESTQDFRENVIESGIAKVKDIIGTYDEMGEGFEGFVQTLKEVTLSGEKTLSAIRQNTKLLKNKLEALHQRKQIMQNSDVQMEEQVLQDVGEDIKEITDLQKDARERNHCALEILAIKTRLENLSRDKDSSAVFVVMTFEENLRVAPVKVESNNQVSVSHLQERDLPPRCFAIKLESLMQGSPSSPPPPCSPPRAFLDLAYESTPLGRVIIRIIDQGGLLGLNFIQMCSGRTGPSYASSQVLDVYNKGRAGEWIKMGDYVTHGGGGGGGGGGGGGGGGGDTSTQAVLSSREEWERESRRQTYKSALWREGDVRGFTSYEEASWFGIVTRDHPSWSGEDCFGKVEEGLDVLRDAILKYPDTEKVKIAECGCYFSL